The following is a genomic window from Malus sylvestris chromosome 7, drMalSylv7.2, whole genome shotgun sequence.
TGGGCTTTTGGAGCATGTAGAGTACTCATAGACTCTTTTCCTGTAAGGCTTCCTGAATGTATGTCTTCATCAGCACCAAACACGCCTATTTCACGACATATTGCTTCTGCAATGTTCTGGTTATCTCCCATGATTACCATAACAAGAATTCCAGTTGCTTGGCAGTTTTCCCCTACTTTAAACATCCTTGAAATCTTCAGGTCAGCGATCAGAACTCCAGCATTCTCGAATTCAACAAACAATTTCTCAGGGTTTGTAGCAAATTGAGGGAAGAAATATCCTTTGTCAATCTCCAATCCTTCCACCCCGATGATAGTCTCAAATGAGAAGGGTGACTCAATGGATAGGACACCAACAAGGACCACGGCAAACATATACCCAGGcacattatttttaattactgcAATATGGACTGATTCCAAAACTTTTTCAGCTCCTAAGTCATCAATGCCAATGTCTCTTAAATTCACCCACACTAAATGGCTCTCTGTTCCACCAGAAACAATATCATAGCCCTTCTTGAACAAGCTCTCTACAAGTTTTGGGACAGTACTAGGTgacttgtggcttgtggttttaaCCATATCTGCATCCTCAGAAGGAGATATGTCCCCTGTATACAGAGTATTGAAGTGGAAACATGCAGCAGAGTCTTCACCATCACAATGCTTTCCTGAATTGTTGTGATTGTTGGCATCCCAAGAAGTGACTTCCAAGAAATTAAGGGTCTGTGCAATCAATGACTTCCTCTGATTAGGTGGCAAGGCATCAGACAAATTGGCATCATTAACACAATATTGTTTCATCTCAGCCAAACGCACCACCTCCATGAAAAACATTCTATGAATTAATAGAAATAAGATTGAAGCAGGTGGTAGTGTTATCCACTTGACCCCGACATTCTCAATTGCCTTCGCAACATGATAGAACTCCACATTTTGAAATTGGGAAAGCTCATTCCATTTGTATTTAGAATTTGGGGTTGGCTTCCAGGGAATAGCAAAGGCAATTGGTGGTATACTTGTAGCATATTGGTGAAAAGTAGCAGAGCTTCCTTGTAATTTACTTACGAAAAGCTCAACAACAAGTGTCCTCCAAATGAATCCCTTCAAGGAATGGTCTAGCCTACTCAAAAATGGACCAAGAGTCGGAGGAAGAATGGTAGTTTGAAGGATACTCCCACAAGAATATATATCAGGAAAATGATGGTCAACCCAACTCAGAAACGTATCGCTGCTAGCAACTTGGATATAGTCTATAGGGGTTGATTCATCCCTAAGCCAAACAATGTTCCACAAAGGCTTGAGCATCTGCAATAAAGTGGCAGTCTGAAACTCAAAGTTTCCACAAATAGTCAAGTCCAAGAACTTGGACAACATACGTTCTGCATAATCTTCTCCTGATTGCATCATATGTGGTTGCTTTTCCTAGAAGAGTTCTATGCCCAAATTATCACATGGTCGTCCTCCATGGGTTAGCAACTCATCCATGAACCGCGAGACCATAACTGTTTCATCACCCCACCTCAACTTTGCAAGCTGGGACGCATACTCCTCATGAGCATAATGGGATGACCCCACCACTGTAATAGAAGAACCTGCAGCAAGCCCACAAGGAAGATACATCAACTTATCTCCTGTTGCTAATACTTCCCCACTCATTGATAACCGTGAAGTACATGACTCTGGGTTTCCCTCAATTATAAAACTCTCTCCAATCTCCTTCAACTTATCCACATCTTTATCATCTTTATAGCTGGACATTGGAAAGATTTATTGCCACGAACCTAGTATGAATGTCAAGACCTCTGTAAACCCATTCATTGCATTCTCTAATCTGATgagttcagtgaactcattcaaGGCTAGTGGCTTCAAAGAAGCAGGCTCACTCTTTGGAATTTGATTTCTCATtgtaatattataatattattgtATTCCTAAGCAATTGCAACATCCTCCACAATATCCCAATCATCCAGGTTGCTACTCAAAGACATATTATATGTATTCAGTCTCTTAGACATTTCCTCAAACAGTTCCAAGGCATAAAAATCTTTCTTCACAAATTTTTCCACAAAATACCAATTAACCCAGCCATACTTAGCATTCAAGAAAGCATGATAGATGAACGCACTATGACCAGTATAGCATGCAATTACACCAAACAAAAGCAATACCTCAGATCCATTTTTTGTGGTATCGGGGAACGAGTGCTCATAGAGTAGCCGCGGAGCAGAGGTCATCGTTGAAGCATGAATCCCTGTTTTCGATTCCAGAAGCAAAACTGTAGCTGCAGTGAAGTCCTTCGAGTGTGGCTTGATGGCCGAAGTTGCAAATGCTTGCAACAACGGTGAAGATGAGAGCAGCGGTGGAGCTTGGACTGCCGATGGACTAAGCTGTGATTGGGCTCCTTCAGCATAGATTGGGCTCCGAGTTAGCTGGATCAGATCAATTGCAGGAGAACCATGATGATCGCCCGCAAGAGGGGTGGAGATACCTTCTCTGACACCTCGAAAGAACATGTCGCGACAAAATTGTGTAAGAGAGTCGGCGAAGGCCTAGTCGATCGCAGCGGTGATGAGGGAAGGTAAAGCAGCGACGCAAGCCTCCAAGGAAGCAAGACGGGATTCCAAGGCAGCGTCGATGGTAGCAGCGGATTGGCGGGTGTGCACAAAAGGGAATACAGGAATCGATATGGGTGATACCATTGTTAGAACCCAAATCTCAAACCCTAACTCAAACCCTAACTATTGCACATAgaagagaaggaaggaggaagataGAAGGAGCAGAGCTCCAatatttttgtattgatttgttttGTAAAATTCTATTCTGTTTTCAAACCAAAGAGCAGGTGCTCTTATACATGAAGTGTGACTGCCAGCTGACATTTCTATCAAATTCCCCTAATAACCAGTAAAAACCCTCAATTACAACTAATTTGACTCTTTACTTTAAACATAAACCTCAATTACAAATTGGGTTCATAACATTGTTCCCAAATCGTTGctaatttttgaaaattttgtagATTGGAATCATTGTGTTTAATTCCATGAATAAAAGTTACTGTGATCAATTTGCAAGTTAGTTATGAGGTTTCTAAGCGATTCGAATTTGGACAGAAATTTTTTCACAAGCATTTGTTGTATGCAAATTTTTGGGTTTGAGAGTTGGGATGTTAGGCCAATTCTAAGTTGCTAACTATAGCTCTGTTTGCCGTCACCCGTGTTAAAAGTTCTTTTGCCCTTTTGGGGATAAATTTAATGTCTGATTACATTCTTAACTTGTCTTCAATTTTTTCAGGTTTGTGGGCACATAGCATTACGATCAATGACTACCAAGGTTTGCTTTTTATTGGCTTCCCTTTATATCTTGTGAACAATACTACTGTTATTGTAGCGGTAACCACGATAAGAAAACACTCTCGTTTGacccagaaaaaaaatgataaagaacTCTTGACAAATTTGTTATACCATTTTACTGCTTACAATGTTGTCTTgattacttttttcttttcagatctCCTTGACCGCGGTTGGAGACGATCTGGTTGTTTTCTTTACAAACCTGAGATGGAAAGAACATGCTGCCCTGCTTATACTATTCGTCTGAGAGTAGATGATTTTGTTCCATCTAAAGAGCAAGCACGGGTGTCTAGACGAATGCAAAGGTATAGTTATGTTGCCTTTTATTCCCCCACCTCTCcctaaaaaacaaagtttacaGTATTGTTGTCTGTAGATTGAGAATTACAATTCTTTTGGTACATTTAGTATAGTTAATCAGTTATTTATAATATAGAACCCCACCAAAGATGATGTATCATGACACTTTCAAGGTTGGAAATTTATTACTGCACAAAATCTGCTCTAAAGAAAATTCTAATGTCGGACAACTATTATGcaattttctagggtttttgaGTGGGTCATGGGCTAATTGATGtcgattactttcagttatgaGTGGTGTAATTTTACTATGATTTCTTCTGTATCATTATTAAGTTCTAGCAAAACATACATTTAATTCGATTTATACTTTATCCTGATCAATGAAAATAATCGATGCCTAGGTTCTTAGAAGGTACCTTGGAATGTAAGAAACCAGGGGAGTCTATAGAGAATCCAAATGCTTCTAAGGACACATGCAGCCATACGCATCTTGAAGTTTCAAGCTCAACCACGAAAGAATCCTGTTCCAATAACAATGAAGAGAAGGGTGGGGAAGAAAATATTTTGCATTTCTTATCAGATCAAGTTGATAATTATGTTCGTAGTTGCTTTGAAAGTGAGGAATTTCCTGACATTCAATTTCCAAAAGCTTCTGTTAAAAAGGTTTTACAAGCCAAAAGAAAGCTATTGGTTGAAGGATCAGAAGATCTCTTATACTCAAGCAATATTGCATTCCAAATAGCGGCTACTATAAGGAAGTCGTTACCAGGTGAGAAGGATGCCCACCAGGGAAGATTATTGACGAATATTACAGATGAAAAGGGGCCATCTCCAAAACTTATTGCTGAAAAGCTGGAGAGTTCCTTGAATCAGTTGGCAAAAACATCTGGTCTGTTAGTCAGGGCTTGCAATGgacatttaaatttttattctgCCACAAAACAAGCTTCCTCATGTCAAAGTGCTCAAACTGTTAGCGTCGCTAAAGGATCTGCTGCTAGGTCTGAATGTAAAGGGTGCAGTGTGGAAAATATCTCTCAATATACTCCAGTAAAGAGGCGGAGGCTTGAGATTCATTTGAAAAGGTCCAGTTTTGATTCAGAAGAGTATGCTTTGTATAGACGGTATCAAATAGCAGTGCATAATGATACCCCTGAACATGTTACGGAAAGCTCATATAGGAGGTTCCTGGTTGATACTCCCTTAAATTATGTTCCTCCAAAAGGTGATGGTACAGTTCCACCTTGTGGCTTTGGTTCTTTCCATCAGCAATATGTGATTGATGGCAAACTTATTGCAGTCGGTGTTATAGATATCCTCCCTAGATGTTTGTCGAGTAAATACTTATTTTGGGACCCAGATTTTGCCTTCCTATCACCTGGAAAGTATTCAGCGCTACAAGAAATAAATTGGGTGAAAGAAAATCAAGCCCATTGCTCCACTCTTCAGTATTATTATCTCGGTTATTACATTCACTCTTGTAGTAAGATGAGATACAAAGCAGCATATTGCCCGTCTGAGCTACTCTGTCCTCTACGTTACCAGTAAGTTCCCTTTTGCTTGCACCAGCTGACCATGGAAAGCTGTTAATAGTTTCAAGTTACTACTTAGGTTGAAAATTGTCCTTTATACATCAGTCCTCTACGTTACCAGTAAGTTTCCCTTTGCTTGATAATGACACACATGCAAGCTGAAGTTTTCATATCAGACCAATATATCTACTTTATCTACATAACCAATGGAAATCATTACTTTTCGTATTAATTAAGAAAATCTTCTAGTGCCCTGATATCCAAATTTTTCGGTGGCTGACAAACTGAAATTTTAACACCAGGTGGGTTCCTTTTGATGTTGCCAAACCTTTGCTTGATAAAAAACGGTATGCTGTTCTATCTGATGTTTCCATTCCGCAAGATAAAGCGTCCTTGCAACCTCATGTTTCTGAAGAAGACATGGAAGTGCAACATGATGACATTGGGAAAGAAGACACTAATGATTTTCTTATGTACGACGATGGAGGAGCGATTGACTCTGAATATGAAAGCTCAGACAACGAACAAAATCTGGTGTCTGCTGATGTAGAAGATGGAGATGTTGGTAACATTTTAATCGGGTTGAAGGGATCTCGTGTGAGATTCAAGGTATGTATACTCAAGCTTCATAGAATTTTCATATACCTGATTTAAAACTACTGAAACCTCCCCACCCAAATTCCAACCCCTTATTGTGCATTCATTTACTTATTACACTGGTTTCTCTTGAAGGATATAATGTTCGCTTTTGGCGCCTCAGAACGGAGTTACTTGGAGCTACAGCTGCATAGATATACGAGAGTTGTAGGCAAAGAGCTAGGTGAGCGAATGGTTTATTCGCTCGAGTAATTTGGCTGTTCTCAGGACTCTTCGATGGATTTCATCAGAAGTGAAAGATTTATACATTGCGGTTGGAGCCGGCTTTTCTGCCTGAATCAACAACGCCTGGTCATTTTAGCCGGGGCTAAACCCGAGAGCCAATGTCGAATAGTTTGGTTCGGACGCTTGTTTGCTGTTCGAATCGCCTGTGTTCAATATCCGACGGACTCCTTCCCCGGATTCATCTTGCAGTTTGCATGTTTTTTCTTGATGTCAAGTTATATCTATATGAAGTGGTAAATTTATCAGAGTTGCCCAAATGCACAATTAAGCTTGGATTTACccattttatattttatgtaaTATCAGACTAATTTTGTCGCCACCATTACGTAGACTATTAAATTAGAACAGTTGCGACTCAAGGATGAATAGAAACTTCCACTCAAACCTCTTCGCGTTCAAATCattgagttttatgtttataattagaaccgttcata
Proteins encoded in this region:
- the LOC126629562 gene encoding arginyl-tRNA--protein transferase 2-like; protein product: MAGKMKKGEASSSGGGSSNHRGESVVVDYGKNKSSCGYCKSGARTSISHGLWAHSITINDYQDLLDRGWRRSGCFLYKPEMERTCCPAYTIRLRVDDFVPSKEQARVSRRMQRFLEGTLECKKPGESIENPNASKDTCSHTHLEVSSSTTKESCSNNNEEKGGEENILHFLSDQVDNYVRSCFESEEFPDIQFPKASVKKVLQAKRKLLVEGSEDLLYSSNIAFQIAATIRKSLPGEKDAHQGRLLTNITDEKGPSPKLIAEKLESSLNQLAKTSGLLVRACNGHLNFYSATKQASSCQSAQTVSVAKGSAARSECKGCSVENISQYTPVKRRRLEIHLKRSSFDSEEYALYRRYQIAVHNDTPEHVTESSYRRFLVDTPLNYVPPKGDGTVPPCGFGSFHQQYVIDGKLIAVGVIDILPRCLSSKYLFWDPDFAFLSPGKYSALQEINWVKENQAHCSTLQYYYLGYYIHSCSKMRYKAAYCPSELLCPLRYQWVPFDVAKPLLDKKRYAVLSDVSIPQDKASLQPHVSEEDMEVQHDDIGKEDTNDFLMYDDGGAIDSEYESSDNEQNLVSADVEDGDVGNILIGLKGSRVRFKDIMFAFGASERSYLELQLHRYTRVVGKELGERMVYSLE